The Populus alba chromosome 6, ASM523922v2, whole genome shotgun sequence genomic interval AACaatacacacaaacacacacaacaaTCAGGTTCAGGTTACAATCAGGTTCAGGTTATTCATTCCTCACCTCCATTccctatttctttttttggagaAATACCCGGTACCTGACTCTATATCAAGTTTTTGAAGATACTGGTGGAGACGAATACTTTTGCTATCATTAGTTAAAattgactgatttttttttatataaaaaaaaaaaaaaaaaaaaaaaaaaaaaaaaaagtcattttgaGACAACACTGGCTAAGACAAGATTAATCCTTTAAAAGACAAGGTTTAAAAAACAAGGGCTTGCAATTAAAGACCAAACCACAAGACCCCGGGAACATTGGTTTTCAGCTCTACACAGCCAAATGTGATACGAAACTTctgttcatttcttttttaaatcatagagctgtaaatttaagatttaataatatttctcatTAATTCAACACCTAGCATAAGGTTCCATATCAATTGACAAGAGAGAATTATTAAATTAGTATCACAATCATTATTTATATCGATCCTCATTCATTATTTGCTAAGAGAAAACATTAACTAGACTTTCATAATTAGCAGGAAGCCTGCTGTACCTGGGTGAACTCTTCAAGTCTCGTGTAAAGTTTAATGAGCAGGCTTGTGCAGATCTCAGGAGATGTACATGGCCCACACATGAGATATATGACGTTACCCAAAGGCCTCATGTAAACACCATCTTCACGGAGCTTCTGAAGAAGAGAGTGGGCATAGAGGGATGCATACCTAAAAAAATTCACTGGCTATCAGAGAATCATCAAGTTTCAgcctagaaagaaaaaagaatcgtGATTTTGATGATTCTGATGAAGTCACTACATAGGGATATGGAAATAGATtcagaggagagaaaaaaagctGCATACCTTGGCACATAACCATACAAGATAATTAATAGTGTTCAGCATGGAAAAACTTACtgtgtgtttaagaaatccagtAGGACTGaaactaataaaaacaaaggatAATCATGAACTAAATGCATGACACCTTATGACTTCAAACACTACCAATGCAACTAAAGATGATATTCATGCTACCTGCTATACAAATGTGATCGTGGCTGAACACAATTGCAAAGCCCAAGTGTCTGAAACACCGAGTATTCTCAGAAGTATAGCTAATACATTTAAGCGTGAACCCAGACACAATGGTCTTGGACAATAAGAAAGATCATAGCATCAAACATAGACTACAGTAAGCTGCTCACATAGAACATGGAGTGGTTGAAATATCATGCAATAATCACCATTTACTTAGAGCATTAAATGGTTGAATTTCCATGTAGGGATCATTTTTTGGAGGATAAAATTGTTATAACGAAGTTTCATGCTTCCACTAGTTGGAAACATTGAGACCCAATCTCAATACAAGCtgaacaaatatatacataatacCCTGAACCACAGCTGTTGGATAACTGTCAAAGTCATTCATGTCCAAAAAGTGGCATACAAGTAATTGAATGTGACCATACCCGACATTATGCCCTTCTGCTCTTAGTTCTAGAGCAAAAAGAGTTCCTAATGCTATCACTCTTTCAACCGAAGGATGTGATGAGATCTGTTGCACCAGTTCCGCATCCCATAACTGCAAGCATTAAATGCAAAATATTGGATGAAATTCATTAATGACATGGAGATCACCATTATTTCATCATTGGGAAAAATTAGCTTTGAACAGATTGAAACATCACCTGTTTCTGGTGTATCAATAAGAAAACTGAAGGGGGAAAAATGCAATTACTGTGCCCAACCAATCAAAGGACAAAGAAAGTACAGCTAATATTTCAATGGTAATGTAAAGCATTTGAAAATGACTATTATGGTGCTGAGGAGGGAAGTCCTATAAGACTGTACTAGAAgtatgtcaaatattttttttcccgatACCACAATTGTTGAGATAGTATATCATTAAAATTCTACATGTCAGATCTTAAAGGTTTGAATAATTGCTGACATTTTGAACCAGATCAGATTCTGAAATTTCAATTCACAAGTTGAGTTTGAAATGAGAGCATGGAATGTTTCCTGCCTAAGGTTTTGGTTTAGGAATGGCAACTATGCCAGTTTCACAACCAAGGCATGCTGTCATACATATTCCAGATTGTGGAAACTGTCAGACATCAACTTCTGGAAACTGATATGCatgaggaaacaaaaaaaatgaattatacaCACCTCCCTAAGCAATCTTCGCCCAGAAATAATATTATGGTTTGTTTGAGGATCCTTAAACCATTTAATTGATTTAGCAGCTGCCGAGCACCCCATAGCATGAGCAGAGTATGAGTGTCCGTGCAAAAGGGCTTTGAGCTACAGCCAGAAACAAATAAATGTAAGCAGTTTCTTTATACAGTCTAGACTTTAGATCACACTGTACAGAATTGTTTAGGAAAGGCATCcataaataaatgaaggataCAGATAGGAATGAATATTCGAATTTGAAAGTTGGTTGttgaagaaaatataaaatattcttgATCGCAAATTTTACTTTCACAACCACATGAAAAACCTTGTGACTCAAAATGCAATAAACTCAGACTGCTTAAACTTCAGATTGAATTAACTAGCATGTTATTCCAAGAACAAATCTTCAGAACCTAAACTCATTATGCTAGTTGAAAAGTTTGGGCCacagaaagtaaaaataaaatggtaatATGGTTCTACTTTGGCAAAAATTGAAGTAAACATCAACTAAGATTTCATCTATGATATCAAGGAAATAATCGAGTAGGAATGAGAACGTCGATTCAAAGAAGCCACTTCCCCATGTAGCCTCTGATTCTCTTGTCTGTATTGTGAGTTAATGCAATGAGGAATAACAATAGTGAGCGAAATGAAAAACCACTGATAATCTCACAAATTCACTTGGTCAACTTCAAAAGCAAACATAGGTGTCCTTAGAATCAAACAAACCCACAGCTATACATCACCTTTGATTCTCCAAGAAAAGAATCAAAAACTGCATCTGAGGCCAATGTTGCAGCCAAGGGTATAACCCCGCCAGTCATCAGCTTTGCAAAGCAGGCTATATCAGGTAGACAACCAAGTAGTTCTGCTGCAGACTGTAAAAGGAGGGGCAGTAAGGACACTTTCAAGAAAGTTGATGAAATGTAAGTAATTCAACACTTCTATAATATTGAATGAAAGGAACATGGAAAGCAGAAAGAACAAGAGAAGAACAAATGAGAATGAGATGCAAGGGATACCAACCTCTGTTCCAAGACGCCAGAAACCTGTGAAAACTTCATCAAATATAACTGGAATATTTCTACTTCGGCACTCACTTACAAGCACCCTTTGGAAAAGTGGATCAATCATAAGCATTCCACCAGCACCTTGGATAACTGCAAAATAGTCTCAAGCCAATTAGGCAAAGACCATTTAAAACCATATTGAAATTCATAATTTCATCAAACCCAGAACTCTTTCCATAAAAATTGCACTCGCGCACAGGCCACAGGAAAGACCAGGCATTCACAGTTCCTATTAAGTAGGAGTTTCGATTATATAGAGATTTGTTGCAAGGTAAATACAAGACTCAAATGACTAGCGAGAGTGTGAGTGCATGCATTTAAGTCTTGGATATTAAGTTCCAAACCAACTGAATGAAATGCTGGGGAgtcaacataaaagaaaatttggaaACACTGTTTGCCTAAAATCAAAGGCCACTTGAAAATTGACCAGGCCAAGGGAATAAAGTATTCTGAAGGATTTAAGTTTCTGAAATGTTTTCATACAAACCATAAATTTTTTGAAGGACTTGcacaacacaaaaatcattcGAAGACTCTTGGATGATTCGCATAATTCAGATTAACTATGCTGATGAAGGGTTGTCTTATCCAGACAACATAAACTAGTACAGGAAATTACTAGAGCCGCTGAAACTCAAGGTAAATTCTTTTACGATGCCGCACATCCTTTCAACAATAAGAAATGAAATAAGATACCAAGAAATCATCAATTGACTTTTGAAGCAAGAGACctcaaagatgaaattaacaaaaaaaaatcaagaaaacaaaattggcCACAAAGGGACAGATTCTTTTAATCCAgggtattgtaataataattctCTTGCCTGGTTCGATAATCAACGCTCCAACATGGATAGATTCTTTTAATCCAGGATATTGTAATAATTTCTGCGATATATACGAGGAATAAACTCCTGTGAGATTTGATTTGTCCCTGCTCTTGTCAAATATTTCATCACGAGTGCTGAAGTCTGTAAATGTCAGTGCACATCAGGAAGCAATAGAAAATAACAGCGGccaacataaaaatttaaaaagtgcaTTTCAAAAGTTTACTTACTCATGTCTTTCTTAGTCATATTTTCACAATGCATTCCCTCAGGTAAAGAAAGATTCCATTTATAATTGGACATAGACACTGTAGGAGGGTCTAGAAAAAGCCCTCTTCCTGTGTACCTGTGAACATGCGTGAGGTAAgtaaatgttaaattaattcaataataattaactgtctttttttttccttgagcgcataaaatcaatgtaaaaaaataaaagagcacATTGAGGTGAATTTGATGCCTGATTCCTTTAGAAGCAGGTACAATTTTGAGACCAAAATAATTATAGAAGGATCTACAAGGCATTGAGCCTAAAGCAAGGAATTTGGAACCGCTAGCCAAATTTTCAATAGGTACTTCGCTAATTTGCTCCAACTCCCTATTTCATGTTTCATTAACAGGTTTTCCTAGCATAaacattacatttccaaaaactGAATTTCTTCTTGTTCCACACAACATTCACATCTAAtattcaagtataaaaaaatgcaagttCTAGATCCAACTTGAActtaaagaaacaacaaaatgcTAAGTTATTTTCACTTGGGATAGTAGAGACCTATCCatacaattacaaaaattcCTTGAATCCACATCATCAGATCCCCTTCTCGACTTAAAaagccaaaagaaaaaacaataaccacTATATAGGCATCAATATTACAGCCACTTCAAAGTATCAATGTCATCACCCACCCCACATGATCTGCGCTATCTACTCTGAATTACTATCTTCCTACATTGATCATTCTCAGAGTTCAATGCAGGGCAACAACCAAACCAGGTTGCTGAAACCACTGTTGACCCAAAGCACCAAACTATCAGCACACAATCTCAACGTTTACCTCCCAATTAGTTATGCTAACAATCCACTTCACATTTCAGCTAATCTAATCAACAGGCCCTCGCAGAGTGATCAGTCACTCTTTTCCGCATTGACAACAGCTGAAAAACCATCACTCATTTGACATGAACCAACTCAAGCTTTGCCAGGGGCACTCATATTCAGCCCACTTTTGTCAAAGCAATCTTAAATAATTTCCATTTCTGTGACTGAAGTTATCATTTTTATTACAAGTTACATAATATGCAAGCACTATCCTTACCAAGAGGGTTCCAACCCAACTCAGTTCCCTTGTTTTGTCTTACTCTCTAATTTCTATGAAACAATGGAGAAAACCAACTAGGATATACATCAGAGCAACCCCAAAGTCTCAGAATGATATAGTGATTTAAGAGCTATGttatttaaaacaatgataTGGAACTCATGCATAGAAGCTATTTCATTGCACGTGAATTCTCACAACTACGCCTAGTTTTGAGATAATTACTTCCATTTTGCTCATCACCCTATAATTTTTCAATCCTAAATGATTGGTTTCAGCATCATGAGATTTGCTTGTGCAAGAGCACTAATTAGTAAAGCATAGCCccaaaaaattgaaacttcttaataaaatagttttattcATCATAAAATTGTGCTTCTAGCACCAAAATATTCCCTACCATGGCTGTTGGAGGAAGCCTGTATAAGATGATGGTGCTTGTGCTTCCATCGCACCCAATGTGTCACCATGATAAGATCCTTTGAGAGCCAATACCTGAAATAAAACCACACCTAAGTTACCAGCAACTGTTTGGAAGAAACCTCATCCTGAATGAAAAAGGTACATAATGGTTCATGCTTTAGATTTGTAATGATTATCATGCAGAAAGACCCATAGGATATATAAAGACAATTCAGACCAATGGTACTTGAGTGTTACTTTTGAAATCAATAATGTTTTACTTACCACATACAAACAGATAtggggaagaaaaaaattttaaaataacagcATTCAATGCACAAACATGCATGTTTCAATTACTTAGCTTTAACCATATTCCAAAATCGTGCATGTGTTAATAAAAGTAGTCATATTAAGTAGACTACAGAACAATCTAACATGGTGTGATTGTCACCCTGGaattatctatatataaaaagtgcCCTAGTGTTAAgctacattttaaaataaaaaactgtctTATAACCAGTATATTTGGAAAACTAAGTTTGAACTTGTAAAGCACCCAGCATGGACAATTGTCAGATTTCAACGCCACTTGCTCAACTACTATTTACCTAGACTGTTTtcatttttgacaaaaatatactTAAAAGGACTCACTCTACAACTGCCAGGGTAAATTGAGGTGCACGTATGACCATTGTTTAAAACATCCCCACTAGCAACTAATAatcagaaagaaaagaaaattaacctACTTGGGAAAGAAAATCAGTAACCTCAGaaataaccatttttttctgaaaccataatttcttgcattttttaagaaacaatgtCCGAAATGTTATGCTGAAAGATGTAAGGATTATTTAAGTTCACCTTTAGTTGGACAGATTTGTCAGTTCTGTTATTGTTGGGAAAATCTAAAAGGAGTCCATTATCAAAGGAAAATTTGCGAAATGCCATTTTGAGAGCAATTTCAATTGCTGTTGATCCATTATCTGAATAGTATGTCCTTGAAGCCCACCCTGCAAAAGTACAAACATACATGATAAGTTGGGAAGAAGATAGTTTTGAAGAAGTTCAAAATGGATAACTttaatgcattttaaaagttataactTCACGCCgtagatgattaaaaaaaaaacacttatcaCATCTTAAACACCAGGCACATAAGAAATGTTATGTTCATTGTTAATTAAGCAAGTGTTATTcgacatgaaaaaattaattacattatGCCAGttaaaatgcttgaaaaaacatcaaatggCAGAAGAACAATACAAACCTTTACCCACACCCTCAAGCAAAAGCTCTGCACATTCCAACACCGGCTCATAAACATTCTCTGGAAACATTACATGACCATATCTTGCAGCAGCATAACCCATCTCTCTAGCAAGCTCAGTCTGAAACCACCTAAACAAGTAACCACATTAAAGAACTTCAGAAAAGTGACCAAATGGTGCAGAAAAGTGAACATTAATGAGAGAAGATAGTTTGGGAGGCATATGGTAAACTCTCTAGCATTTGTGAAATTACTGGGTGAGCATGGCTCACTACCTACACTGACAGGGCAGCGGGTCCCATGGTACTTTGTTGCCATATGAAATTTATAAGAGTGGATTTTGCCTAAGAAGAGAAACCTGTCATAAGACATGCTTCTGGGCTATTAATACTTGTTTAGTTATAGTATAACTTTTCATGTTACAGTTATACAGTGCAAACTGTCATTTGCTTGGAAAGAGGACCTTCTGAACAGGATAGCTTATTTAAAAGCAGGGGActcaataattaagaaaaaatgcaTCCCTAACACACATCTGTAGATACCACACATTTTAATAATCCTGTCGTGTGTTCCTCGGGTTGTTCCTAATAAACTCATCATCCATTAATCGGCAAATGAGGGGAGGGTCAGATCCAGATAAAAAAGTTCCCAATAATCCAGAGAAACAGTTAAAAGAATCCTGTGTACAAAAAGACTTTCAGAAATCCTCAAGGAAGGAACTTCCACTACATtcattaaaatagatttttctaCACTTTGCAGAAAGCATTGACTTCCAGcaacagaaaggaaaagaacaaCAATAATTCAAATGGTAGAAATGATatgcatataaatataaacCTACAAAATCATTTCCAGAATAGCCAAATCTAAATGCACCAATATCTTcacatcttaaatattttataaggcCAATATAGCTGCAAATGAAAACAAACTCTCCAGTTCCATTCTCTATTACTCCAGCAACAATATCCCTTCAGCTAAGCAGATTCAAATTAACAGCATTTCTTCTTACTTGCTTGTACATAAAATTGCttcatttttaatgttaatttttgtttaaaaagtaattagcTTGTAATCTGTCTTGTTACTTACAGCTAAATTTGCTAATTGTTTTGAGTCCATATTAGATGGCACTCCACACCCACAGCAAACAAGCTTGCCATTAAGAATACAAAATTCTATCCCGATGTCACAGAGGTGCATGAGCATCAATTGAACTAACTAAATCAatattcaaaaggaaaaaatgcatctttTGAACAAGCAATTAACATGCAAGTAGATGAAATTGGTATttagaatagaaaagaaaagtcaGAAGCAAAGATTCAAAAGCAGTTTCTAAATGTGGATTCTGGCTGTCAAAGGACCCTATGTGAAAGGCTAGTTCCCCAAAAGAAACACAAGAACAGATTACAAGAGAATTGTATGCCAGTGGATCATAAGAATAATTTGGAAGTCATTGATTGATCCTATAATCAAGTGGCTCATGATATTCTTGTAacttattcttgttttttcttttgaaatagcATTTCTCACccttaaaataattgatattttctaaTGAAGCATGCAATACTGAAAAGATCAGTAATTACAACATGATTAGATAGGAATGTGTAACAAGAATAGAAAAGCAGTTATTTGCTATAAAGTTGACCTGCAGAGTAGCATCAGGTCCTTGGGTCCACCAACTAGCGCATCCATCAAATTGTTGAGTAATAAACTGATTGTCTTGGACCTGAAAATTCTATGAACTTTAGAAGCATAGAGAAATAGCCACTttacatcagaaaataattctaACAAGAAAGGTGGGAACATTTGTATATAGCAAACAATTGCATTATTAGTTAGCACATTGAATTTATTCACTTACGCCttgtttgtttgctagaaagtgttttcttatatatatatatatatgtttgtgtgTGCACGCATGTACATTTGTGtgaacaataatattttaataaaatactttaaaatagaatattattaaaaaacattactaatatatttatatcagaaataagatatattaatatataatttgatgtATTAGTGCATATAATACtttaatgtaaataatattgcttgaaaatacattcaaaatataaaacatgttatattatacaataatcatacattttaaatcatataaattgtgttataaaattagaataccatagaaaagaaatttattttcaatgttctctaaacaccaaaaaaatatttgataaaaataaaaattctactattttaaaaatttaataactcataatgtattattttgcaacttattttttttgatatgtccaaacactagaaaatgatttccaactcatttttcattatataactAAACATGTTATTagattttacttaaaaaatatttaaagaggttatatgtctataatattatatttaaagtatttatattatatgtttacattttataaaataaactatatataaatttataatataataaattctttttttcaccattacactttttatatattattcttttattgtaaGTGGATTAAATATCTACATTTAATATTCTATAGACGTTAAAAAaacttgggaaaaaaaaatacattaataagtGATTTTACAACTCATTTTTCATGGCATAACCAagcactggaaaatgttttccaataTATTTTCTATCACACTttccaaacattaaaaaataatacactttTCAGAAATCTATATTC includes:
- the LOC118057946 gene encoding bifunctional dethiobiotin synthetase/7,8-diamino-pelargonic acid aminotransferase, mitochondrial isoform X2, with translation MLFLHLRSSRHHSLLRIHIKFLSTISSQHLHLPLSFPTYMIWGSNTSLGKTLISTGLASSFLLSPRTTNKTPKFVYLKPIQTGFPSDSDSHFVFSKLSSLASLRSSPLSLSASNSVLNSSLSAASSLFGDDSKTKGRNLGIYNLNFTEENRFVKDGVNVVSELVCETLYAWKEAVSPHLAAEKENGVVEDSLVLETLEKCLRKEEDRKVEEMDVFCVVETAGGVASPGPSGTLQCDLYRPFRLPAVLMGDGRLGGISGTISAYESLKLRGYDIVAVVLEDHGLVNEVPLLSYLRNRVPVIVLPPVPQDMSNDLVEWFGDSDEAFNSLKEIMISAFSERILRLNDMAKKAVHTLWWPFTQHKLVPEEAVTVIDSRCGENFAIYKVQDNQFITQQFDGCASWWTQGPDATLQTELAREMGYAAARYGHVMFPENVYEPVLECAELLLEGVGKGWASRTYYSDNGSTAIEIALKMAFRKFSFDNGLLLDFPNNNRTDKSVQLKVLALKGSYHGDTLGAMEAQAPSSYTGFLQQPWYTGRGLFLDPPTVSMSNYKWNLSLPEGMHCENMTKKDMNFSTRDEIFDKSRDKSNLTGVYSSYISQKLLQYPGLKESIHVGALIIEPVIQGAGGMLMIDPLFQRVLVSECRSRNIPVIFDEVFTGFWRLGTESAAELLGCLPDIACFAKLMTGGVIPLAATLASDAVFDSFLGESKLKALLHGHSYSAHAMGCSAAAKSIKWFKDPQTNHNIISGRRLLRELWDAELVQQISSHPSVERVIALGTLFALELRAEGHNVGYASLYAHSLLQKLREDGVYMRPLGNVIYLMCGPCTSPEICTSLLIKLYTRLEEFTQVQQASC
- the LOC118057946 gene encoding bifunctional dethiobiotin synthetase/7,8-diamino-pelargonic acid aminotransferase, mitochondrial isoform X1; the protein is MLFLHLRSSRHHSLLRIHIKFLSTISSQHLHLPLSFPTYMIWGSNTSLGKTLISTGLASSFLLSPRTTNKTPKFVYLKPIQTGFPSDSDSHFVFSKLSSLASLRSSPLSLSASNSVLNSSLSAASSLFGDDSKTKGRNLGIYNLNFTEENRFVKDGVNVVSELVCETLYAWKEAVSPHLAAEKENGVVEDSLVLETLEKCLRKEEDRKVEEMDVFCVVETAGGVASPGPSGTLQCDLYRRPFRLPAVLMGDGRLGGISGTISAYESLKLRGYDIVAVVLEDHGLVNEVPLLSYLRNRVPVIVLPPVPQDMSNDLVEWFGDSDEAFNSLKEIMISAFSERILRLNDMAKKAVHTLWWPFTQHKLVPEEAVTVIDSRCGENFAIYKVQDNQFITQQFDGCASWWTQGPDATLQTELAREMGYAAARYGHVMFPENVYEPVLECAELLLEGVGKGWASRTYYSDNGSTAIEIALKMAFRKFSFDNGLLLDFPNNNRTDKSVQLKVLALKGSYHGDTLGAMEAQAPSSYTGFLQQPWYTGRGLFLDPPTVSMSNYKWNLSLPEGMHCENMTKKDMNFSTRDEIFDKSRDKSNLTGVYSSYISQKLLQYPGLKESIHVGALIIEPVIQGAGGMLMIDPLFQRVLVSECRSRNIPVIFDEVFTGFWRLGTESAAELLGCLPDIACFAKLMTGGVIPLAATLASDAVFDSFLGESKLKALLHGHSYSAHAMGCSAAAKSIKWFKDPQTNHNIISGRRLLRELWDAELVQQISSHPSVERVIALGTLFALELRAEGHNVGYASLYAHSLLQKLREDGVYMRPLGNVIYLMCGPCTSPEICTSLLIKLYTRLEEFTQVQQASC